CACCATATCCCACTCTACAGCCAAAATCCCGAGAGTGATCCACCCGAGAGATTGGAATGAGGGAAAACCAtatcaaatccataaattccaTGCCCGGTTCTCGTCAGATCTCCCCCATAATGCCATGTATTCCTACTGGGATTACCAGCAAGCTTGGTACAATGCCTTCTTGTACCAAAACCATGAGTTCAGACACACCTGGCTAATGTTTTTCCAATCTTCCAAAACATCAGCCACATTCCCCTATTGGTTTGCCCATTGGTGGTCTATCTGGGGTCCCATTCCGGACATACTACATCCCATAATCCATGAAGCCTACATCATGTTCGCTTCTCGTTTCAAACCTCAGGGGAATCAAACCATTTTTCCTGTGCTTCTCCAATTCTACCAGATTTTTGGATTAACATGGGTTCATAATTGGTCTTTCGGATACAAGCCTGATCAACAGACAGGCCTGCAGACACTGGCCAGAATCTTCAAATGCAAATGGTGGGTTAAGTTGAAGGTAGATCATCTTGACTCGCAATTTGTTCTCGATTGGTTCCATAAAAATGCTCTTGTTCCAGACAAGGCACAAGTGGACCACCAAAGCTTTCTCCAGGTCAAAGCCCAAGCTTCCTCCTTCCTTTCTGCAGCAAAAACTGATGATGACTACATAGGACGGCTCAGCCTAGGTTCTCCTGGAACTCAAAGATCTGAACATTGCTTCGTCTGCATCAGAGTCCCACAGGGAACAAGACGACAGTGATTTATCTTCAGATTAATGACTAGCCTCAACAACCGAGAGCGTCCGCCCACAGCAACAGCACGTGGATCAttaccggacaaaaaacctttcagCTCAAAAAGCTAAGCCCCGACATAATCAGCGCAATCTCCGAAGCGTCCCACCACTACTCACAGTAGTACCATAACGGACAAAAAATCTTTCGGCGAGCGTGCCCGACATAAAGCAGCCTCCTGTCACTATTTGCGACACAAAAAGgtcactgtagctacagtatTTTCCCACTGGAGTCAACAGGAAAccccgcatgtgagtgcaCAGTGTAAAGCTGCACAGCAACAAGGCATCCACCACTGCCTATAAGAGGCCTCTTCCTCCGGCATCGAAGGGGGGACTCATCCACCGATAatactctcttcttctctttctcttcttctgaTATGTAATCATCCGGCTCCCATAACCCGGATCCTCCAACCCCCATTCTGTGTGTAAGTTCCAGTGTAAGCATGGATTGAGTTCTTCCGGACtcattcctttttctttttcatgtttgtttattttgtttatttaaacaccatgtactcccttcagcccatcatgggctaagtttctgaataaatcttccatgtcTATCTTATGTTTATCTTGACCGTCTATGCATATCAGATCCTTATTCTTCCTGTATTCCATGGTTATCCCCTACGTTGAGGTCTTGGGTgtaaatggtatcagagcctataAAGAACCCCGATCCTTTCGCTCGTGACCATCCACGAAGCGGGACTTTCCGTAGGGGGCGCCCTAGCGGGGTGGCAAGCTGATAGGTACCCTAGGATGTGGAGCCCGAGGCCTGCCGACCAGCTAAAACTGTGTTTGGTATGGTACAGGTTAAGGATCCTGGCCCCAAATTGCCCTGGATTACCCCCCAGTGGTTTGTGTGGGTGTAAATGGTATCATCAGGAATACCCTAATTGGTTTCACCAATTCTACATGGAAGAAAAGGCTCTCAAATTCACTGAAAATACCATAACCTAGAAACTACCTTTCAACAGAACCATAGTTTCCTCAAAACCTCCTCCAAAATATGTTGAGAAAAAAGAACCTGAGCAAACCAAAAACCTTAGGTTACTCAACATGTTAAGGATCCTCAACGTAGGGGATAACGTAGGGaattttagatatatatatatatatatatatatatatatcaatttatgAAGTTCGGAAGAATGCAGAAAAGTCCATGACTTGTGCTAACAAAACATCTTTTCTTATGAGGGCAACAAAATATTTCGATAAAACATTTGGGTCCACTTTATGACTTACGTGATTGTGTTatggaaataaataatatcgATTATGAGAAATGGGCTTAGTGCAATGATACAAAAATGCCGACTTAGAACGAAAAATCCCAAATTTGATTCTCATTACTGGGATTCACGTACCCTTATTTCGCCTTATTTGCATTATTCAATTTGGTGCTTCAGTAGGTTCCCAGTTTGTTTGTTGGCATTTTCAATCGCGTGTTGGttgaagagaaaaataattgggtgaaaagaaagatcaaactCGGATTCCAAGTCAATCTTTAGAAGAGAGGACAAATGGGAATGGAGATTTTGTTACGGGTCAATTTAAGGTCTAATTGGGTAAGACTATTACAAAAAGCTAGTGGAACTGGGCCAAAACATCATAGGAAAAATGCACAACTTGAAAATAGATGCCCTGAATAGAGAGTTAATCAGGATTTGTCAAACAGCACTTACCTGGTGCCTTCTACCTTTTCAtcccaataaataaattccttaattaaaatcaataatTTACTCTCAAACGTACACTTGATCCTAATTACGACATTATCtattatatgtatttaaaGTAGGCTTCTCAAGCCCGTAACTTGAAAAAATCTCCATTCGTGCGATATGAGTCTGTCACATAGGATTTTTAAGCAATTTCTCAACACCTGGTTGAATGTCTCTTCATTTTAccttctttaatttaataacatacagaaagtaataataaaaacttAAAGAATGTGAAAAGTGAGCATAAGTTTATTGGTGTTGTAGTGGTAGAAACTTTGAGTTCGAAACTTTACATTcaacttttcttatttttgttattcttttctttttcatattttattttgaaaaaaagacaTTGGTCATATAGTTTTGGTCTTCAATCAATTTTGCTCATATAAttgttttctaaaaaaatcaatcctaTATATTTGGTCCACTAGACGGTTTAGTATGCTCCATGAAGAGGCATTACAGAGCTGCTAATGTGGAACTGACGCACTTAATTTTCTCGATGTAGTAATTGTGTTATTatcacaaattaaaattatttaaaaagtaaaagtaaaagtaaaagaaaaataaataaatttttttttaaaaaaaaaaaaccttgaGGGGGGGGTGGTCGCCGAGAGGGGAGATTGGATCGAGGACTCCCCCTTCCGGGCCCCCTTCAAAGTGATACACATATTATATGTCCAATAATTTATATggatattgaaattttaaaactgaAATTGCAAATGTGTAACTTCCGTTACCAcaaaatgtaataattatcCTATCTTTTCAATATTAATAAGCGAAACatctattatttaatataactaTTCATATAGAAAGTTGTATTGAATTTAATTATACCGCTCTACtatttctaaataaatttctattgagaaaataaatgaaatcatctatataaatatataacaaaCAGCATAACAATAACAAATTTATACTCTCAATCAATATTACatttactaataataatacttcATATAAGCCATAAACATAATAAGTCatagaaataaaaagatttaatatatttatttatgacaaattaacaaaaaaatacaagacCCGCGCTTTCTAGTTTTAGTAAATTTCCAACTTTAATCTCCACGCAAAATTCACCCACACTGAATGCAATTTGCCAACTATAACACATATTGTATTTTTCGAGGAATCACATTTTACAAATGGTATCTTCTAGATTTATAGATGCATCACATAAAACTAGTAAATGAAATCAATGATAATGTATATTAATGCTTCATACACGTGGTCGTCAGACTTATGAAGGCTTATGCAATAATTTTAGAATTCTACCCAAGCATAGTCTATGGAATTCTAAGCGGACTACTAGATCATCGGATGCATCAGATACCATGTGGTCAAGTGAAAAGAAGACTGAAGAAAATCCCGAAGTCGACCTTTTGTGATGGCCGGCTAAAGTAGTGAATCACATTCTTATTTTCCGTTAGAAATGAATTGCATTTTTGTGTGGAAGATATGAGAAGTTTAatgagaaaactatcaaaatgatcattgaaagattttgaaattaataaattactacttgaaaggttttttaaaacaaaatgatCATTGAAAGACCAATATCCATAATATTTTGGTACCACCATCAAAATTCCATAAGTGCCATTACGGAAAAATGACATGGATGCTTATGTGGCATCTAGTAGACAAACGGTCCCAATTAACGTTGCACTTTATCACGTACGATATCGTTTTTGTCCTCCcgtttattaaaaaaaaaaaaagatctggCAGATGCAGAAGCACTACGCTAAGGACGGGGAAGATTGCTAGAACTACAAATGGAGAAGTGGCAGATGCAGATGCAAAGAGAGGGCTGATTCGGCTAAAGAGACTATAGATGAACTCGTCTGGACTGCAAGCAAGGCCGCCAATGAACTTCAGCTAGGGCTATAGGAAACCACAAATCAGACTTAGGACCAGCTAGACCTGCCCGCAAAAATGAGAAAGGGAAAGGACGAGGTCCTGGCCCTAGAAGGTCAGTACATTTTATGACCAACGAAACTACTTGAATTTAGACTTGAATAACATTTACAACATGTCACCATAATCTCATTTTAGGCCTATGAGTCTCTctctataataaaaaaagataaatacaaatatattatcATCATAATTAATAATCTGCGCTCtatcttttatttgtttatttattaattgacATAACTTTGATGTGTTATATTTAATCTTGATATGACGATACATATTGTTGTTGTCCCGTTTCATAGGGGTCTAGTATAAAGTATAAATGTTCGTCAGCAAATAATATGTCAGCAACTAGAAATATTCGATCCAAAACCATTCCTTAAATTATAAAAGCATATATGATTTCCTAGGTGATTAAACTGTATGAAGATGTTTTTTACAGGATTAAAAGTAACTGTATTAATGCTCTCGGTCtatgattttaaatttgtgATATGCTTCATGAACATCAACATCATCAATTCATCATTAGTTGATATCTGTAACATAACAATATCCATACGGAGTCCCATCTGATTGATCGTAGCACAAATCAGGTCTCATAGTTTCATCGTTCTCATATTGTTCGATGATCACAATTACATGGGATGACCAACATTATAATACTCACTAATTTTAATGTAACTTTTTAAAGATGATTTTTCAGACGGATCGATGTAAGTCACGCACTTGGAAATGAACGATTGGTTTGAAATAATACTCTAAAAAGTGCTCGATACTCTCTTAGAATTGAAAGAAAGAATATTTATCACACATGATTTGCACCATCCCgctattaaaatattaatccaaaaagaaataaaatatataaaattcgaTAAATCCTaccgaaaaaaagtaaagttcGATAATATTCTTATGCAAATGTCCTTTCCTAATAAAACAACGCTTGCGTCTCTAGccaaaaatgatataaaatagGTGAATAAGAACAGACGAgaatttttacaatttaattatTGTATGATTGCAATTGCTTTTAGATTGCTAAATAaccattatatattttatttattcatcaaTGATTACAATGCAACggttaaaaaaagtaattgtaCTAAAAAGTGATTATATCATAGAATTTCTAAAAATAGATAGGGGCCGGTGTCCCTGGGAAGATATAGAACGCGGACTCCAATTCTTTTCAAGATCTATGGGAAATGGGACTAGAATAATATGTGGCCGGTGCCCATTAGAGCGGACAAAGACACCAAAATCACacaaattatatgaaaaaGTGACACACGAGAGCCTTATGAATTTCCACTTTTATAATAGCATCATTCTTTTAGAGGGAGAGCTAAGTTCCAAGAAATCATGAAACTATGATTACAAAAAGTATCTCCTCAAAGCAAGATATTCCACACATCTATTCCCTCAGCTTGAAGCACACTTCTAATCAAATTTCATCTATCTTAATCTAGCTATGAGGGACAAGTTTGTGTGATGTAGATTTCTTATCTAAATATATTGATGGGACTTGAAGTCACGTCAGTTGCCAAGCTTTGATCGAGTACTCGGTAGATGAAGAACTTATATCATAGTTTTTTTAAAGAACCGTCCCTTATAACTGGTAGTTAAGtacaaattttataattggTCCTTGGCAGATGACGACCAGCTCCATGTAATTTGGTAAGTGCAAAATTTCATTCCATTGTACGAACAAAACTATATCCCCCATAGTTCCAAGCTAGCTAGCATTaaatgttcttttttctttttggccagAGGGTACCATTGATTCAGAAAATGTTTACTTGattgatttcatttttttttagtcaTAAATGAAGACTATAACTTAGTAGAAAGATAGGAAATAAGTCAAAATAAGAGGTACATAAGTTCTAATGGTGAAGGTTAATTCAGGATCTTTCGATTCTGAGTCGGTGCTTTGTGCCATTGCACTAAAAATCTCTTTGACTTAATTAGAGCAAAATTTGAATAGAAATGATCTAGTTAGCGTCTCTAAGACTCTTTCGACAATTATCTGAAGCAAAAGTATATAGTATGATGGAAGACGTGACATTCCTTTATCTCCAAATGAAGTACATATTGGAAGTCCAGTATTGGTTGAGGATAACCACGTCCAAGCTCCTGCCTCACCATTAATCACAAATGATAAATTCCTGGTTAATAATCCTAGGtttctaaattatattttctaatttaatttggatatttttactttaattttcatttcctctACGAGGAAAGTCTTATATTCATGCTTTTACTCATCACTTGAGTTCATCGCTTATCGTATGACAGTGGCACTCTAAGTATAGACATttagggcatgtttggttcacCGGATTAGGTAGGGCACGGATTAACTATTCCGTACGGAATAGATTTTCGGTCGTTTGGTTCAACGGAATGCGGAATAGCTATTCCGACTCGGGATCCATATCCGGTTTACATGCGGAATACGGGTGCCGCCCATCACGGTCCGGATTAGCTTATCCGGATGCGGAAATGGAGGCGAATGGACAAAAATACCCTCGTCTTCTTTCGATAATTACAATGCCTGCCATCCCATAAAAGCCTCACTTCTCACCTATCGTTCATTTCCTCTCGGAAGGAAGAAAATTGTGTAAACCCTAGCAAAGCTCCAGCCGTGCTCCCGATTCGAACCTCCCCTGAGAGCTCTTCAACACCTTCGTGCCATAGCccaggtctctctctctctctctgtgtctctATAATCTCTGTATGTTTGCTTTTGGGTATGCTTCTTCATCCTAAATCTCTAGTTCTGTTTTGATGGAAAAACTTAGTTTTGTCAAGAGTTGTGCTCTGCGTGGTAGCTAAGATGTCTGCGACATGTCTTTATATGGCTTTAGATTATCATTGCCCAACTGTTTTAATAGATTGTTGTTAGATTTTTAAGATCTACTGATGGACGATGCTCAATTCTGATCAGtatattataaaaagaaattttgctCAATAGTTCTTGACGGCAATCTCAGTATGCATGATCTGTGACCTTGTGCTTGCTTGTCCTGATAATCGATACTTCAGTTCAGggacaagatttaatttttgctGGAATTGTTCGTTGTGAGATGTTTCTTCAGTGTTTCAAGTTAGGAAAATTTTTTTGCCCTGCATGTCTAACCAATGAAATAAGTTTTTGCAATTAACACACCAAAGGGGGGGCGGTGAGTTTGAAGCTGATGAGCAAGACCTGCATTAAAAATGACAGTAAACGGCAAAAAGATTACATGTCTACAGGGTACTTGCATTAGAGATTTAGGATGAATAACTGTGTTGTATAGGTTggcccaaagaaaaaaaaatttgtgttGTATAGGACGAGATCATAAATTTACTAAAAGTTAGAGCGACTTGTGATCTTTGTGGCTTTTTTCATTTGAATTGTTTGGACATGTGGTCAGCCATATGGATTGTGGAATGTTCCTAATATTCAATCTTGATGTTGATATTCAGAATAACTGTAGATTATTCATGAAATTTGGCTTCATAGCAACCTTTTTAATCAGTACAAGAATGTCATTGCATTCTCTAATTTGCCGCCTTCCCTATTCTCTGGGAAGAATTGTATCAAGGATGAGTCGGTCTCATTGAAGGTTCTCGTACTGTCACATGCAGAGGTCTTTCAAGGAACTTTGATATTGAAAActcagagaaaaaaaaggttccATACTCAGGAGTCAGGTCAGGGTTCATTTCCTTTTCGCTTTCTCAATTTCGGGTTTATATTCGATTCAAGATTCTATAACTTCAAAGAGTATCaagcatatatttatattatatcatagaTGCTCCACatttttcctccttttccATGGTAATCTTGTCTTTGGACATCAGTGTGAGTCAAGCCCAGGTTTGGATTGAAACAGATATACAGATACTGATGCAAGTCCTTTTTTCCTTGTAAAGATAAACATTTGGCAAGGGAGGTTTATGGTTTGGCTCCATTGTTGACTGGTAAATTTTGATCTGACATAGGTGGTGAGGATTCTGTTCCGAACAGGCTCCGTCCTCTAGTTGACGTGCAAGATGTTGCTGAGGCTGTAATAATGGCGTATGAAAAATCCAAGGCTGAAGGTAGATACATATGTGTAGCGCATGCTATCAAGACCCGAGAATTGGCGGAAAAGCTTCGTAGACTATATCCTGACTTCACTTACCCGAAGAAGTAAGCTCTttcatctatttatttattttttttcctttgcttGATAATACAAACTAATTTATCTAGCCTACAGGTGTTCTATGTTGATGTCCTTGGTAGTGAATTCGCAATTTTTTGGCTAAGAATTCTGTGTTCTGAGAGCCTGGTTTTTGGTCTTTCCACAGTTACAGTGAGACTCAACATGACAACAAGCTGAACTCCGAGAAGCTGCAGAAGCTGGGATGGACTTATTGGCCACTGGAAGAAACTCTCATAGACTCCATTGAAAGCTACCGAGAGGCTGGGCTGCTTAAGTAGTTATGGCTTGTGATGAAACTCAGAAAATTCGTTTGCTGTTATTGTTGATACTTTGGACTGTACAGGAAAGCTGTTGTCCTTCATTTCCATTGATAATGAAATTGTTCCCAGATGTACTTATATTTGGCAATTTGACTACAATTTCTGTTTCTTTGTCATGGGTTCTTTGTCATTTGTGTTTCCAGAAGTGAATTGAATAATAGTCGGGGCGAATCGATTAGGCTCCAGAACAAATGAAAACATCCCGAGCAAAATTAGGATTTGTTTATTCAGCATGCCCAA
The sequence above is drawn from the Punica granatum isolate Tunisia-2019 chromosome 5, ASM765513v2, whole genome shotgun sequence genome and encodes:
- the LOC116206943 gene encoding bifunctional dihydroflavonol 4-reductase/flavanone 4-reductase-like; its protein translation is MAYEKSKAEGRYICVAHAIKTRELAEKLRRLYPDFTYPKNYSETQHDNKLNSEKLQKLGWTYWPLEETLIDSIESYREAGLLK